The following coding sequences are from one Musa acuminata AAA Group cultivar baxijiao chromosome BXJ2-4, Cavendish_Baxijiao_AAA, whole genome shotgun sequence window:
- the LOC103980536 gene encoding tubby-like F-box protein 1, producing MFRRRGIRSEEEIEEGGGEAGTAEEETGEGEEEEGRWGRMLPELLGEIVRRVEAGGERWPQRKDFVACAGACRRWREAARAIVRPPCETGSITFPSSIKEPGPRDSPIQCFIRRNKNNSTFYLYLGLTESFTDKGKFLLAARRFKHGAHTQYIISLDADDLSQGSNAYIGKLRSNFFGTKFKIYDSRPPYNGAKVSSSRASRRVASKQISPQVPAGNFIIGQVSYKFNLLKRGPRRMHCTLQCPSAAQDTTEEDSSKPKAHNPGVTILRNKAPRWHEHLQCWCLNFHGRVTVASVKNFQLVATADASQPSGIGDEETVLLQFGKVGDDMFTMDFRQPLSAFQAFAICLTSFGTKFACE from the exons ATGTTTCGACGGAGAGGGATTCGATCGGAGGAGGAgatagaggagggaggaggggaaGCGGGGACGGCGGAGGAGGAGACGggggaaggggaggaggaggaggggaggtgGGGGAGGATGCTGCCGGAGCTGCTGGGGGAGATCGTGAGGCGAGTGGAGGCCGGCGGGGAGCGGTGGCCGCAGAGGAAGGACTTCGTGGCGTGCGCCGGCGCCTGCCGCAGGTGGAGGGAGGCGGCTCGGGCGATTGTCCGCCCCCCGTGTGAGACCGGCAGCATCACCTTCCCGTCCTCCATCAAAGAG CCTGGGCCGAGGGACTCTCCGATCCAATGCTTCATTAGGAGGAACAAGAACAACTCCACCTTCTATCTCTATCTTGGCCTTACAGAAT CTTTTACAGATAAGGGAAAGTTCCTTTTGGCTGCTCGACGATTTAAGCATGGAGCTCACACCCAGTATATTATCTCGCTCGATGCTGATGATCTATCTCAAGGAAGTAATGCATATATAGGAAAATTGAG GTCTAACTTTTTTGGCACAAAATTTAAAATCTACGACAGCCGGCCTCCATACAATGGTGCAAAGGTGTCAAGTAGCCGAGCAAGCAGGCGTGTTGCAAGCAAACAAATCAGCCCACAGGTCCCTGCTGGTAATTTCATAATCGGGCAGGTCTCCTACAAATTTAACCTTCTCAAAAGAGGGCCTAGAAGGATGCACTGCACTCTGCAGTGCCCATCAGCGGCACAGGACACCACGGAGGAAGATTCTTCAAAGCCAAAGGCACACAACCCTGGGGTAACTATCCTGAGGAACAAAGCCCCTCGGTGGCACGAGCACCTGCAGTGCTGGTGCTTGAACTTCCATGGCAGGGTCACGGTGGCCTCCGTCAAGAACTTTCAGCTGGTGGCAACCGCAGATGCCAGCCAACCGTCGGGGATCGGAGATGAGGAGACGGTGCTGCTACAATTTGGTAAGGTTGGGGACGATATGTTTACCATGGATTTCCGTCAGCCACTCTCGGCCTTCCAAGCATTTGCCATCTGCCTCACTAGCTTCGGAACGAAATTTGCATGCGAGTAA